The following proteins are encoded in a genomic region of Phycisphaera sp.:
- a CDS encoding 50S ribosomal protein L25 produces the protein MHEDSPTLTARTRDRVGTRYAKRLRESGHLPAIVYGHGQDPLSVEFNAHEANLHFAKGERVFVLAMEGAKDELVLLQDLQFDHLGTDIIHADFRRVDLSERVEVTVPLEFVGNAKGLKTAGAVLTHPVTELELECAVTNLPDVLEVDISDLGVDEMITAGQIPLPKETMKLLTPADTRVVSIFVKAEIEEETSESSEVDAAASPEVITEKKDDGDKDKD, from the coding sequence ATGCATGAAGATTCACCAACCCTGACCGCCCGTACACGAGACCGTGTCGGCACGCGCTACGCCAAGCGGCTACGCGAGAGCGGTCACCTGCCCGCCATCGTCTACGGCCACGGCCAGGACCCGCTGTCGGTCGAGTTCAATGCCCACGAGGCCAACCTTCACTTTGCCAAGGGCGAGCGGGTGTTCGTGCTGGCCATGGAGGGTGCCAAGGACGAGTTGGTGCTGCTCCAGGACCTGCAATTCGACCACCTGGGCACCGACATCATCCACGCCGACTTCCGCCGCGTGGACCTGTCCGAGCGTGTCGAGGTGACGGTGCCGCTGGAGTTCGTGGGCAACGCCAAGGGCCTCAAGACCGCGGGCGCGGTGCTCACCCACCCGGTGACCGAACTCGAGCTTGAGTGTGCCGTGACCAACCTGCCCGACGTGCTGGAGGTGGACATCTCCGACCTGGGCGTCGACGAGATGATCACCGCGGGCCAGATCCCCCTGCCCAAGGAGACGATGAAGCTGCTGACGCCCGCCGACACCCGGGTGGTGAGCATCTTTGTCAAGGCGGAGATCGAGGAAGAAACTTCCGAGAGCAGCGAGGTCGACGCCGCCGCCTCGCCCGAGGTCATCACCGAGAAGAAGGACGACGGCGATAAGGACAAGGACTAA
- the fabG gene encoding 3-oxoacyl-[acyl-carrier-protein] reductase, which yields MSDLPTRVALVTGASRGIGRAIATRLAADGRHVVLAARSQGPLDELKGEIEGNGGQATALAVDVGDRAAFGSAIEGVIKELGRLDVLVNNAGITRDGLLMRMTDEQWDEVINVNLTSAFAACRAAARPMMKNRFGRIVNIASTSGVVGNAGQANYAAAKAGLIGFTRTLARELGSKGVTANVVAPGFIETDMTSGLPEEVGQTVLKAMSVPRLGAPEDIAAAVAYASSDEAGFLTGQVICVDGGLTMC from the coding sequence ATGTCCGACCTTCCGACCCGAGTCGCCCTCGTCACGGGCGCCAGCCGCGGCATCGGCCGCGCCATCGCCACCCGCCTGGCCGCCGATGGCCGCCACGTCGTCCTGGCCGCCCGCTCGCAGGGGCCACTGGATGAACTCAAGGGCGAGATCGAGGGCAACGGCGGCCAAGCCACCGCGCTGGCCGTCGACGTGGGCGATCGCGCCGCCTTCGGCAGCGCCATCGAGGGCGTCATCAAGGAACTCGGCCGCCTGGACGTCCTGGTCAACAACGCCGGCATCACCCGCGACGGCCTGCTGATGCGCATGACCGACGAGCAGTGGGACGAGGTGATCAATGTCAACCTCACCAGCGCCTTCGCCGCCTGCCGCGCGGCCGCCCGCCCGATGATGAAGAACCGCTTCGGCCGCATCGTCAACATCGCCAGCACCAGCGGCGTCGTCGGCAACGCCGGCCAAGCCAACTACGCCGCCGCCAAGGCCGGCCTCATCGGCTTCACGCGAACGCTGGCCAGGGAACTCGGCTCCAAGGGCGTCACCGCCAACGTCGTCGCCCCGGGCTTCATCGAGACCGACATGACGTCCGGGCTTCCGGAGGAAGTCGGCCAGACGGTGCTGAAGGCCATGAGCGTGCCCCGCCTGGGCGCCCCCGAGGACATCGCCGCCGCCGTCGCGTACGCGAGCAGCGATGAGGCGGGGTTCCTGACCGGGCAGGTGATCTGTGTGGATGGTGGCCTGACCATGTGCTAG
- a CDS encoding ATP-dependent DNA helicase — protein sequence MPDGTCTTTQPELPEKAMDALREVWGFDSLRPMQAAAVRAALDGRDALVVLPTGGGKSLCYQLPPLVSGNATVVVSPLIALMRDQVRGLELNGYAAAALHSAVDFDDVRAIESQLVSGEINLLLAAPERMVTTGFRTLLARLADAGRLGAIAVDEAHCISQWGHDFRPEYRRLAELRDVVPGTPMQAFTATATPRVRQDIIEQLGLKEPEVLVGTFDRPNLTYHVRARQPGARAIQQAAEAIARHKDAGEGGAIVYCISRKETEEFADGLRGMGLDAQAYHAGLKPNQRDNVERAFTNEQLDVVCATVAFGMGIDRSNVRLVVHAACPKSVEAYQQEAGRAGRDGEPAECLLLYGPGDAGRWTRLIMRDQSFDEQVAESTRAQLELIREATRFVALMECRHKALSTHFGQEYEPPPGRHNCGACDVCLGETEVEQDSARVAQIIMSAVARLDQRWGAAHVADVLRGANTEKIKSNGHDQLSVHGMLREHAKGEVQMYIEQLVATGALMRHLSDGGFETLRFGELGNAVMKAEQPITLARPMGSGTVRQERTRKSSRRPAEVVILDADEKELFEKLRAVRLEISREDSIPPYMVFNDATLREMAKRRPSTDREMLSIKGVGHAKLEAFGRQFLEAIDRGGQ from the coding sequence GTGCCTGACGGAACCTGTACAACGACCCAGCCAGAACTCCCCGAGAAGGCGATGGACGCCCTGCGAGAGGTCTGGGGTTTCGACAGCCTCCGCCCTATGCAGGCGGCGGCGGTCCGGGCCGCTTTGGATGGCCGCGACGCCCTGGTCGTCCTGCCCACGGGCGGCGGCAAGAGCCTGTGCTACCAACTCCCGCCATTGGTCAGCGGCAACGCCACCGTCGTGGTCAGCCCGTTGATTGCGTTGATGCGGGATCAGGTACGAGGACTGGAACTCAACGGCTATGCCGCCGCCGCGTTGCACTCGGCGGTGGACTTCGACGACGTCCGGGCGATCGAGAGCCAGCTGGTCTCGGGTGAGATCAATCTGCTGCTGGCCGCACCCGAGCGGATGGTGACCACGGGCTTCCGCACGCTGCTGGCCCGGCTGGCCGACGCCGGGCGGCTCGGCGCGATCGCCGTCGACGAGGCCCACTGCATCAGCCAGTGGGGGCACGACTTCCGCCCCGAGTACCGCCGGCTGGCCGAGCTGCGCGACGTCGTGCCCGGCACCCCAATGCAGGCCTTCACCGCGACCGCCACGCCGCGCGTGCGGCAGGACATCATCGAGCAATTGGGGCTGAAGGAGCCCGAGGTGCTCGTCGGCACGTTCGATCGCCCGAACCTGACCTACCACGTCCGCGCGCGGCAGCCCGGCGCTCGGGCCATCCAGCAGGCCGCCGAGGCCATCGCTCGGCACAAGGACGCCGGCGAGGGCGGGGCGATCGTCTACTGCATCAGCCGCAAGGAGACCGAGGAGTTCGCCGACGGTCTCCGCGGCATGGGGCTGGATGCCCAGGCCTACCACGCGGGCTTGAAGCCCAACCAGCGCGACAACGTCGAGCGCGCGTTCACGAACGAGCAGCTCGACGTGGTTTGCGCCACGGTCGCATTCGGCATGGGCATCGACCGTAGCAACGTGCGGCTGGTCGTCCACGCGGCGTGCCCCAAGAGCGTCGAGGCATACCAGCAGGAAGCCGGCCGCGCGGGCCGGGATGGCGAGCCCGCCGAGTGCCTGCTGCTCTATGGCCCGGGGGATGCCGGTCGATGGACGCGGCTGATCATGAGGGACCAGTCCTTCGACGAACAGGTTGCCGAGTCGACACGTGCCCAACTCGAACTCATCCGCGAGGCAACCCGATTTGTTGCGCTGATGGAGTGCCGGCACAAGGCGCTGAGCACCCACTTCGGCCAGGAATACGAACCCCCGCCCGGCCGCCACAACTGCGGCGCGTGCGACGTGTGCCTGGGCGAAACCGAAGTCGAGCAGGACTCGGCCCGCGTCGCCCAGATCATCATGAGCGCCGTCGCCCGGCTTGACCAGCGGTGGGGGGCGGCCCACGTAGCCGACGTGCTGCGGGGCGCGAACACCGAGAAGATCAAGAGCAACGGCCACGACCAACTCAGCGTCCACGGCATGCTCCGCGAGCACGCCAAGGGCGAGGTGCAGATGTATATCGAGCAGCTCGTCGCAACCGGCGCACTGATGCGACACCTGAGCGACGGCGGGTTCGAGACCCTCCGCTTCGGCGAACTCGGCAACGCCGTGATGAAGGCCGAGCAGCCCATCACGCTGGCCCGCCCGATGGGCTCGGGCACGGTGCGTCAGGAGAGGACACGAAAGTCCTCAAGACGCCCCGCCGAGGTCGTCATCCTGGACGCCGACGAGAAGGAATTGTTCGAGAAGCTGCGGGCCGTGCGCCTCGAGATCTCGCGTGAGGATTCAATCCCGCCCTACATGGTCTTCAACGACGCGACCCTGCGCGAGATGGCCAAGCGAAGGCCCTCGACCGACCGCGAGATGCTGTCGATCAAGGGCGTTGGCCACGCCAAGCTGGAGGCTTTCGGGCGGCAGTTTCTCGAAGCAATCGATCGAGGCGGCCAGTAA
- a CDS encoding ketoacyl-ACP synthase III, producing the protein MSNRVDKDTVHTAGGARVGATILGAGMALPKTTLTNTDLERMIDTTDEWIRQRTGITERRVAKRELGETTASLGTRALQAALDDAGLKATDLDQIVVATTTPDMPTPATACQVAANLGAGQIAGFDLNAACSGFVFALNTVDALIRSGVSRTVGVIGADVITRHVDYSNRGRGTSILFGDAAGAFVIAGSDDPDHGVLARAMHTDGGRWPDLFIPRIDEDYPADFDHEGHGVDINCLHMNGRAVFKFAVSTFGDLIQETLDKVGLKPEDVDHYVCHQSNKRILDAARERFGLPEEKLHINIDRYGNTVAASVCLCFAELKAANRIKPGQLVMFLGFGAGLTWGSSLWRL; encoded by the coding sequence ATGTCTAATCGAGTCGACAAGGACACGGTGCACACCGCCGGCGGGGCCCGCGTGGGTGCCACCATCTTGGGTGCGGGCATGGCCCTGCCCAAGACCACGCTGACCAATACCGACCTTGAGCGGATGATCGACACCACCGACGAGTGGATCCGCCAGCGCACCGGCATCACCGAGCGGCGCGTGGCCAAGCGAGAACTCGGCGAGACGACCGCGAGCCTGGGTACCCGCGCCTTGCAAGCAGCCCTCGACGACGCGGGCCTCAAGGCTACCGACCTCGACCAGATCGTCGTGGCCACCACCACCCCGGACATGCCCACGCCAGCCACGGCCTGCCAGGTCGCCGCCAACCTTGGCGCGGGCCAGATCGCCGGATTCGACCTCAACGCGGCGTGCTCGGGCTTCGTGTTCGCCCTCAACACGGTCGACGCGCTCATCCGCTCGGGCGTCTCCCGCACCGTGGGCGTGATCGGCGCCGACGTCATCACCCGCCACGTCGATTACTCCAACCGCGGCCGCGGCACGAGTATCCTCTTTGGTGACGCCGCAGGCGCGTTCGTCATCGCCGGCAGCGACGACCCCGACCACGGCGTGCTCGCCCGCGCCATGCACACCGACGGCGGCCGCTGGCCCGACCTGTTCATCCCGCGCATCGACGAGGACTACCCCGCGGACTTCGACCACGAGGGCCACGGCGTCGACATCAACTGCCTGCACATGAACGGCCGAGCCGTCTTCAAGTTCGCCGTCAGCACCTTCGGCGACCTCATCCAGGAAACGCTCGACAAGGTCGGCCTCAAGCCCGAGGACGTGGACCACTACGTCTGCCACCAGTCGAACAAACGCATCCTCGACGCCGCCCGCGAACGCTTCGGCCTGCCCGAAGAAAAGTTGCACATCAACATCGACCGCTACGGCAACACGGTGGCCGCCTCGGTGTGCCTGTGCTTTGCCGAACTCAAGGCCGCCAACCGCATCAAGCCCGGCCAGCTCGTTATGTTCCTGGGCTTCGGCGCGGGGCTGACATGGGGCAGCAGTCTCTGGCGGCTGTAA
- a CDS encoding CoA transferase subunit A, giving the protein MPSAVTSKQVPTAAEAFRDLKDKGILYDGCTIHVGGFGLCGIPEQLIIALRDTGVKDLTCVSNNAGVDDWGLGLLLQTRQIKKMVSSYVGENDTFAKQFLSGELEVEFNPQGTLAERIRAGGAGIPAFFTATGAGTQIAEGKETRTLMPTPAQARVNKDVFQEREFVLETGIYADLALVKAETADPFGNLIYNKTARNFNPMMATAAAYTIAEVDKVVELGEMDADQIHTPGSFVDRVVLSKSEKRIEQRTTREG; this is encoded by the coding sequence ATGCCATCCGCCGTCACCAGCAAGCAAGTCCCCACTGCCGCCGAGGCCTTCCGGGACCTCAAGGACAAGGGCATCCTCTACGACGGCTGCACCATTCACGTTGGCGGCTTCGGCCTCTGCGGCATCCCCGAGCAGCTCATCATCGCACTGCGTGACACGGGCGTGAAGGACCTGACCTGCGTCAGCAACAACGCGGGCGTGGACGACTGGGGCCTGGGCCTGCTGCTCCAGACGCGGCAGATCAAGAAGATGGTCTCCAGCTACGTGGGCGAGAACGACACCTTCGCCAAGCAGTTTCTCTCGGGTGAACTGGAAGTCGAGTTCAACCCGCAGGGCACGCTGGCCGAGCGGATCCGAGCCGGTGGCGCGGGCATCCCGGCGTTCTTTACCGCGACAGGCGCGGGCACGCAGATTGCCGAGGGCAAGGAGACACGCACCCTCATGCCAACGCCCGCCCAGGCACGTGTGAACAAGGACGTGTTCCAGGAGCGCGAGTTCGTGCTCGAGACCGGCATCTACGCCGACCTCGCGCTCGTGAAGGCCGAGACGGCCGATCCGTTTGGCAATCTGATCTACAACAAGACCGCCCGCAACTTCAACCCCATGATGGCGACGGCCGCCGCATACACGATCGCCGAGGTCGACAAGGTGGTCGAGTTGGGTGAGATGGACGCCGACCAGATCCACACGCCGGGCAGCTTCGTGGATCGTGTCGTGCTCAGCAAAAGTGAGAAGCGGATCGAGCAGCGGACCACGCGCGAAGGCTGA
- the pth gene encoding aminoacyl-tRNA hydrolase encodes MKLIVGLGNPGSEYENTRHNAGFMVLDELARRHAGGAVARGRFHAATLECMIGNEKVMLAKPTTFMNKSGLSVGEALRFYKLEPAEDMLVVVDDLYLPLGALRLKPKGGDGGHNGLADVARAAGGDAYARLRLGVDSKPQGASQSGYVLGRFTLEQSDALQPALKKAADAAECWVKSGITEAMNRFNTPEEKKAKGTKPKADQNSETNGSQTNTNTTNRPGDASREAPSDQPHGPGDTAPAGHQPPNASAKDI; translated from the coding sequence ATGAAGCTCATTGTCGGTCTTGGCAATCCAGGAAGCGAGTACGAGAACACCCGCCACAACGCGGGGTTCATGGTGCTCGACGAACTCGCCCGGCGGCACGCCGGGGGGGCGGTGGCGCGCGGGCGGTTCCACGCGGCCACCCTGGAATGCATGATCGGCAACGAGAAGGTGATGCTGGCCAAGCCCACGACGTTCATGAACAAGAGCGGTCTGAGTGTTGGAGAAGCCCTTCGCTTCTACAAGCTCGAGCCAGCCGAGGACATGCTCGTCGTCGTCGATGACCTGTACCTGCCACTTGGTGCCCTCCGGCTGAAACCTAAGGGCGGCGACGGCGGGCACAATGGCCTGGCCGATGTGGCCCGGGCGGCCGGGGGCGATGCCTACGCGCGGTTGCGCCTGGGCGTCGACAGCAAGCCGCAGGGCGCGAGCCAGTCGGGCTACGTGCTCGGCCGGTTCACGCTGGAGCAGAGCGACGCGCTCCAGCCCGCGCTCAAGAAGGCCGCCGACGCGGCCGAGTGCTGGGTCAAGAGCGGCATCACCGAAGCGATGAACCGCTTCAACACGCCCGAAGAAAAGAAGGCCAAGGGCACCAAGCCCAAGGCCGACCAGAATTCCGAGACCAACGGTTCTCAAACCAACACCAATACCACGAATCGTCCCGGGGATGCCTCGCGCGAGGCCCCCAGTGATCAACCCCATGGCCCGGGCGACACCGCACCGGCCGGTCACCAACCGCCGAACGCATCGGCAAAGGACATCTGA
- the plsX gene encoding phosphate acyltransferase PlsX produces the protein MRLAVDVMGGDHAPDAILAGCFRALDPESGAIPEGGRLVLVGDRATILDIAKEHGVDPSTFDLVATTEVIAMGESPAKAVRSKADSSIVRSARLGSPKTKGTPEHVDAILSAGNTGACVSAAIMHLKRLPRVHRPGIAVTIPGFQGPIVLCDAGANPEPQPTHLWQYGVMAEAYARTMLHIDKPRVALMNIGAEEGKGTELIQKTRDLIAATPGINFTGFIEGRDFFDGAADVVVTDGFVGNTVLKMAEGLARSLFSAIAQAIFAEDPELALRIEPAIKALYSKSDYEELGGAPLLGVNGTYIIAHGSSKAKTICASIRNGFEYLRLGLNDVLLQRIVEVEASIDAGVMRESIKA, from the coding sequence ATGCGCTTGGCGGTCGACGTGATGGGCGGCGACCACGCGCCCGACGCCATCCTGGCGGGGTGCTTTCGCGCCCTTGATCCGGAATCGGGAGCGATCCCCGAGGGCGGTCGCCTCGTGCTCGTGGGCGACCGGGCCACCATCCTCGACATCGCCAAAGAACACGGGGTCGATCCCTCGACCTTCGACCTTGTGGCAACCACCGAGGTCATCGCCATGGGCGAGAGCCCGGCCAAGGCGGTCCGCTCCAAGGCCGATTCATCGATCGTGCGCTCGGCCCGGCTCGGATCGCCCAAGACCAAGGGCACGCCCGAGCACGTCGACGCCATCCTGAGCGCGGGCAACACCGGCGCGTGCGTGTCGGCGGCCATCATGCACCTCAAGCGTCTGCCCCGCGTGCATCGTCCGGGCATCGCCGTTACCATCCCGGGCTTCCAGGGCCCCATTGTGTTGTGCGATGCCGGGGCCAACCCCGAGCCCCAGCCCACGCACCTGTGGCAGTACGGCGTGATGGCCGAGGCCTACGCCCGCACCATGCTGCACATCGATAAGCCTCGCGTGGCGCTAATGAACATTGGTGCCGAAGAGGGCAAGGGCACCGAACTCATTCAGAAGACGCGCGACCTGATCGCCGCGACTCCGGGCATCAACTTCACCGGCTTCATCGAGGGCCGGGACTTCTTCGACGGCGCCGCCGACGTCGTCGTGACCGATGGCTTTGTGGGCAACACCGTGCTGAAGATGGCCGAGGGCCTGGCCCGCAGCCTGTTCAGCGCGATCGCCCAGGCAATCTTCGCCGAGGATCCTGAGCTCGCTCTGCGGATCGAGCCGGCCATTAAAGCGTTGTACAGCAAGAGCGACTACGAGGAACTCGGCGGCGCGCCGCTGCTGGGCGTGAATGGCACCTACATCATCGCCCACGGCTCGAGCAAGGCCAAGACCATTTGCGCGAGCATCCGGAATGGTTTCGAGTACCTGAGGCTTGGCCTGAACGACGTGCTGCTGCAGCGTATCGTTGAGGTCGAGGCCAGCATCGATGCCGGCGTCATGCGCGAGTCGATCAAAGCATGA
- the rplI gene encoding 50S ribosomal protein L9 encodes MARDINLLLLENVDNLGIVGDVVKVKAGYARNFLLPRELATTPDDELIKQLSAKRAQAEKDVAAHRSEREEMAGKLDGQEITMVRACNDQGVLYGAVTQQDIASALQTLGFEVKPREVRLPYAMKRLDNYEVLLKFATDLESHIRVFVEPDRTMDSDDRDEMEFDNEGNLIEPGSKKSERQPKGEEAPAEAAKTPAE; translated from the coding sequence ATGGCTCGTGATATCAACCTGCTGCTGCTTGAGAACGTGGACAACCTCGGCATCGTCGGCGACGTTGTCAAGGTGAAGGCCGGCTACGCCCGCAACTTCCTGCTGCCGCGCGAGCTGGCAACGACGCCCGACGACGAGCTTATCAAGCAGCTCTCGGCCAAGCGGGCCCAGGCCGAGAAGGACGTGGCCGCCCATCGCTCCGAGCGCGAGGAGATGGCCGGCAAGCTCGACGGCCAGGAGATCACCATGGTGCGCGCCTGCAACGACCAGGGTGTGCTCTACGGTGCTGTTACCCAGCAGGACATCGCCAGCGCGTTGCAGACCCTCGGCTTCGAGGTCAAGCCCCGCGAAGTGCGCCTGCCTTATGCCATGAAGCGGCTGGACAACTACGAGGTGCTGCTCAAGTTCGCCACCGATCTGGAGAGCCACATCCGCGTGTTCGTCGAGCCCGACCGCACGATGGACAGCGACGATCGCGACGAGATGGAGTTCGACAACGAGGGCAACCTGATCGAGCCGGGCAGCAAGAAGAGCGAGCGCCAGCCCAAGGGCGAAGAAGCGCCTGCCGAAGCCGCCAAGACCCCCGCCGAGTAA
- the ssb gene encoding single-stranded DNA-binding protein has product MAGNFNRVFLMGNLTRDIEMRHTPQNMAIAKIGLAVNRKFKTQSGEQREETTFVDCDAFGRTAEVMAQYLRKGRPVFIEGRLKLDQWQDQQGNNRSKLKVVIESFQFIDSGQGGQGGQGGGGGGGGGGGYSSGNQGGGGGGGGYDSDPVPPDDDIPF; this is encoded by the coding sequence ATGGCCGGCAACTTCAACCGTGTGTTCCTCATGGGCAACCTGACGCGCGACATTGAGATGCGGCACACGCCGCAGAACATGGCGATCGCCAAGATCGGCCTGGCGGTGAATCGCAAGTTCAAGACCCAGAGCGGAGAGCAGCGTGAAGAGACGACCTTCGTGGACTGCGACGCCTTCGGCCGGACCGCGGAGGTCATGGCCCAGTACCTCCGCAAGGGCCGCCCGGTGTTCATCGAGGGCCGCCTGAAGCTGGACCAGTGGCAGGACCAGCAGGGCAACAACCGCTCCAAGCTCAAGGTCGTCATCGAGAGCTTCCAGTTCATCGACAGCGGCCAAGGTGGCCAAGGCGGTCAGGGTGGCGGCGGAGGCGGAGGCGGGGGCGGGGGCTACTCGTCCGGGAACCAGGGCGGGGGCGGCGGAGGTGGCGGCTACGACAGCGACCCGGTGCCGCCGGATGACGACATCCCGTTCTGA
- the rpsF gene encoding 30S ribosomal protein S6 translates to MPPERTFNYEAMFLIGQSTAADLASVITHIDELLARSEAKLISMAKWDERRLAYEIDKQKRGLYIIAYIEAPAQKISQLDRDCQLSETIMRLLLTRADHLTLEEMQAADGREALMGEAKLRADKANEAEEEGKDTGVRMGRPVEDTPSDHSESRSTGDSDSDTDGDGDGDGGSDDGDTTEKSDSTEPANA, encoded by the coding sequence ATGCCCCCAGAGCGTACTTTCAACTACGAAGCCATGTTCCTCATCGGCCAGTCGACCGCGGCCGACTTGGCGTCGGTCATCACCCACATCGACGAGCTGCTCGCTCGCTCGGAGGCCAAGCTCATCTCCATGGCCAAGTGGGACGAGCGACGTCTGGCCTACGAGATCGACAAGCAGAAGCGCGGCCTGTACATCATCGCGTATATCGAGGCCCCCGCGCAGAAGATCTCACAGCTCGATCGCGATTGCCAGCTCAGCGAGACGATCATGCGCCTGCTGCTGACCCGGGCCGACCACCTGACCCTCGAAGAGATGCAGGCCGCCGACGGCCGCGAGGCCCTCATGGGTGAGGCCAAGCTCCGCGCCGACAAGGCCAACGAGGCCGAGGAAGAGGGCAAGGACACCGGCGTCCGCATGGGCCGCCCCGTCGAGGACACGCCCTCGGACCACTCCGAGAGCCGGTCGACCGGTGATAGCGACAGCGACACCGATGGTGATGGTGATGGTGATGGCGGCTCAGACGACGGCGACACGACCGAGAAGAGCGACTCGACCGAGCCCGCCAACGCCTGA
- the rpmF gene encoding 50S ribosomal protein L32: MLPTHRQSHGRTRRRRAHDSLKGLTVTLCPVTSMPKNHHRACRQSGYYRPGLTIVVPKLGIGVERD, encoded by the coding sequence ATGCTTCCTACGCATCGCCAGTCGCACGGTCGGACGCGTCGCCGCCGGGCCCACGACTCGCTGAAGGGGCTCACCGTTACGCTGTGCCCGGTCACGAGCATGCCCAAGAACCACCACCGAGCCTGCCGTCAGTCCGGGTATTACCGCCCGGGCCTGACCATCGTCGTTCCCAAGCTCGGGATCGGCGTCGAGCGTGATTGA
- a CDS encoding ACP S-malonyltransferase, with amino-acid sequence MSEPAIVLCPGQGSQAVGMGRAWADASGNARATFERADKLLAGELGAPLSALCFDGPPETLNRTDVSQPAIYVCSIAAWTGMAELAGGDALALKATAGLSLGEYTALHLAGVLSFEDGLKLVTLRGRAMQDAAEAAPGGMLALIGCDEDQANEVCEKARQGGVLVCANFNAPGQVVLSGNAEAIARAEAVAKESGVRATPLPVAGAFHSPLMEPAADRLAEALAAAPIDAGALAACPVYSNVTAEPHEQDADSIRRRLAEQLTHPVRWAQGCQNMVSAGLGEGASWHELAPGKSLAGMMKRIDRSVAVTIHDTP; translated from the coding sequence ATGAGCGAGCCCGCCATTGTTCTTTGTCCCGGCCAGGGCTCGCAAGCCGTCGGCATGGGACGCGCCTGGGCCGATGCCAGCGGCAACGCCCGCGCCACGTTCGAGAGGGCTGACAAGCTCTTGGCCGGCGAACTCGGCGCGCCACTCAGCGCCCTGTGCTTCGACGGCCCGCCCGAGACGCTCAATCGCACCGACGTCAGCCAGCCGGCGATCTACGTCTGCTCGATCGCGGCATGGACCGGCATGGCCGAACTCGCCGGCGGCGATGCGCTCGCCCTGAAAGCGACCGCCGGCCTGAGCCTGGGCGAGTACACCGCTTTGCACCTGGCCGGCGTGCTCTCGTTCGAGGACGGCCTCAAGCTCGTCACGCTGCGAGGCCGCGCCATGCAAGACGCCGCCGAGGCCGCGCCCGGCGGCATGCTCGCGCTCATCGGTTGTGACGAGGACCAGGCCAACGAGGTCTGCGAGAAGGCGCGCCAGGGCGGCGTCCTTGTGTGCGCCAACTTCAACGCCCCGGGCCAGGTCGTCCTGAGCGGCAACGCCGAAGCCATCGCCCGCGCCGAAGCCGTCGCGAAGGAGTCGGGCGTGCGGGCCACGCCGCTGCCAGTCGCCGGCGCGTTCCACTCCCCGCTCATGGAGCCGGCCGCCGACCGCCTCGCCGAGGCCCTGGCCGCCGCGCCCATCGACGCCGGAGCCCTCGCGGCGTGCCCGGTGTACTCCAACGTCACGGCCGAGCCCCACGAGCAGGATGCCGACAGCATCCGCCGCCGCCTGGCCGAGCAGCTTACCCATCCCGTCCGCTGGGCCCAGGGCTGCCAGAATATGGTCAGTGCCGGGCTGGGCGAGGGCGCTTCGTGGCACGAGTTGGCCCCCGGCAAGAGCCTGGCGGGCATGATGAAACGGATCGATCGCTCGGTCGCCGTCACCATCCACGACACGCCCTGA